A single region of the Acidobacteriota bacterium genome encodes:
- a CDS encoding enoyl-CoA hydratase, translating to MSEPVLLVEKSEGIATLTLNRPGVLNALSEELRNDLAGAIEDLRGDDDVGVVILTGAGRAFCAGLDLKEMSDPDRKRRAIADPPKLLRSLHQPVIGAINGIAVTGGFEIALSCDLLIATPEARFADTHARVGLLSGWGLSARLSRAIGPGRAKELSLTGNYLSAERACEWGLVNRIVPREDLLPTCRELATDMLTCQRDVMFQYKRMIDRGFDLTLGDAMDYEVEVNRMYRGPRPEEVGERLAGIRARGRAQAEDAR from the coding sequence ATGTCGGAGCCGGTTCTGCTGGTAGAGAAGTCCGAAGGCATCGCCACCCTCACGCTGAACCGTCCCGGGGTGCTGAACGCCCTCTCGGAAGAGCTACGCAACGACCTCGCCGGAGCGATCGAGGACCTGCGAGGGGACGACGACGTCGGCGTGGTCATCCTGACCGGCGCCGGCCGGGCCTTCTGCGCCGGCCTCGACCTGAAGGAGATGAGCGATCCGGACCGCAAGCGCAGGGCGATCGCCGATCCGCCGAAGCTGCTCCGCTCGCTCCATCAACCCGTCATCGGCGCGATCAACGGCATCGCCGTCACAGGCGGCTTCGAGATCGCTCTCTCCTGCGACCTCCTGATCGCAACTCCCGAGGCGCGCTTCGCCGACACCCACGCCCGCGTCGGCCTGCTCTCCGGCTGGGGTCTCTCCGCGCGGCTGTCGCGGGCCATCGGCCCCGGCCGGGCCAAGGAACTCTCGCTGACCGGCAACTACCTCTCCGCCGAGCGCGCCTGCGAGTGGGGCCTTGTCAACCGCATCGTGCCGCGTGAGGACCTGCTGCCCACCTGCCGCGAGCTGGCGACCGACATGCTGACCTGCCAGCGCGACGTCATGTTCCAGTACAAGCGGATGATCGACCGCGGCTTCGACCTGACCCTCGGCGATGCGATGGACTACGAGGTCGAAGTCAACCGCATGTACCGTGGTCCCCGGCCCGAAGAAGTCGGCGAACGACTCGCCGGCATCCGCGCCCGCGGTCGCGCGCAGGCCGAAGACGCCCGCTAG